From the genome of Spirosomataceae bacterium TFI 002, one region includes:
- a CDS encoding Uncharacterized membrane protein YdjX, TVP38/TMEM64 family, SNARE-associated domain, protein MQNKIKKLLSGPLIVSVLLMVVPLVATSFLTVYFVQHEDYFLAFSTIGWVSFTLLGIFTQALAITPPTFCGLVLGFFWGWKTLPLLFVINLLSILLIYFLVKRIDSNRFSNFINSNPKASKLLKSIRTDELKIITLTKLSPVLPFTLTNFIFALSGAKLKNILLGGFLGMIPRTVVAVWSGTKAKEIKQLLENPNEGAFQQILLIGLILLSAIGLFVVINKAIARVS, encoded by the coding sequence TGATTGTTTCGGTTTTACTGATGGTAGTTCCTCTTGTTGCAACTTCGTTCCTAACTGTATATTTTGTACAGCACGAAGACTATTTCCTTGCATTTAGTACCATAGGTTGGGTTTCTTTTACACTGCTTGGTATTTTTACTCAAGCCTTAGCAATTACTCCGCCTACCTTTTGTGGGCTTGTTTTAGGTTTTTTTTGGGGATGGAAAACGCTTCCTCTACTGTTTGTAATAAATTTACTATCCATCCTCCTGATCTATTTTCTAGTTAAAAGAATTGACTCCAATAGATTTTCAAATTTCATAAATAGCAACCCAAAAGCGAGCAAACTTTTGAAAAGTATTAGAACTGATGAATTAAAGATAATTACGCTTACTAAACTTTCACCAGTACTTCCTTTTACACTAACCAATTTCATTTTTGCACTATCTGGAGCCAAGCTAAAAAACATACTTCTCGGTGGTTTTTTAGGTATGATTCCAAGAACTGTTGTCGCCGTTTGGTCTGGGACAAAAGCAAAGGAAATAAAACAACTCCTCGAAAACCCAAATGAAGGGGCTTTTCAGCAAATACTCCTGATTGGACTTATTCTTTTATCAGCCATTGGCTTATTTGTGGTCATCAACAAAGCAATCGCTAGAGTTTCTTGA
- a CDS encoding DNA-binding transcriptional regulator, MarR family, protein MSNFKSIIKELHRKMPFQNEFHRFRVNLMNVSNWLRMEMNTVLEEHDITQQQFNALRILRGQITNPVDGSFSTQDLRERLLDKMSDTSRLVDRLIKKGLIDKKPCDHDARRVHLWITENGLKLLEKLDAQMASFDGITDKISEEEAITLSTILEKLKS, encoded by the coding sequence ATGAGTAATTTTAAATCCATAATTAAAGAGTTGCACAGAAAAATGCCTTTTCAGAATGAATTTCATCGTTTTAGGGTCAATCTCATGAATGTGAGTAACTGGCTCCGCATGGAAATGAATACTGTTCTGGAAGAGCACGACATTACTCAGCAACAGTTCAATGCACTTCGAATATTAAGAGGCCAAATCACTAATCCAGTAGATGGGAGTTTTAGTACTCAGGATTTGCGAGAGCGACTTTTGGACAAAATGAGTGACACCTCTCGCTTAGTAGATAGGCTCATCAAGAAAGGCTTGATAGACAAAAAACCTTGTGATCATGATGCCAGAAGAGTTCACCTATGGATCACAGAAAATGGACTAAAGCTACTTGAAAAACTCGATGCTCAAATGGCATCTTTCGATGGCATTACCGACAAAATAAGTGAAGAAGAAGCGATTACGCTAAGTACAATATTGGAGAAGCTGAAGTCCTAA